A single region of the Stigmatella aurantiaca genome encodes:
- the menE gene encoding o-succinylbenzoate--CoA ligase — translation MSLGCPIREGAARAPEAEALTFAGRRWTYRLLDEAVGRWVAALQARGVKPGSRVALLSANHSDAVHLFFALGRLGALLAPLNARLTAKELAPLVQEVAPSLTLAQDALAERLPGAECLESWAGALPEASTECLPREASTPRVVLFTSGTTGRPKGAVLTEGNFRSSARCSAANLGAFPAPRWLGTLPLFHVGGLSMLSRCAYDGGCLVLQDRFDADAVNHALDHEGVTHASFVATTLERILDARADRPVPASFQLALIGGGPVPAPLLARARAARLLALQTYGLTEACSQVTTERPAEADGQTAGAALPGLEVRIAGPEGQTLGPGQEGDIEVRGPTVMAGYLNRPEATHEALGGGWLRTRDVGVLDGRGRLKVLSRRTDLIVRGGENLYPVELEAVIASHPAVQEVAVVGIPDARWGEVPVAFVVPRGGQPFPLDLDDWCRRSLAGFKVPSRFLPLEALPRNAMGKVERTVLRQRLSPP, via the coding sequence ATGAGCCTGGGATGCCCCATCCGGGAAGGAGCCGCGCGCGCGCCCGAGGCCGAGGCGCTGACCTTCGCCGGACGCCGGTGGACCTACCGCCTCCTGGACGAAGCGGTGGGGCGCTGGGTGGCCGCGCTCCAGGCCCGGGGGGTGAAGCCCGGGAGCCGCGTCGCGCTGCTCTCGGCCAACCACTCCGATGCGGTGCACCTCTTCTTCGCCCTGGGGCGGCTGGGGGCGCTGCTCGCGCCGCTCAACGCCCGGCTCACCGCGAAGGAGCTGGCGCCCCTGGTGCAGGAAGTCGCCCCAAGCCTGACGCTGGCCCAGGACGCGCTGGCGGAGCGGCTTCCGGGGGCCGAGTGCCTGGAGTCCTGGGCGGGCGCGCTCCCGGAGGCCTCGACGGAGTGCCTGCCCCGGGAGGCGTCCACACCGCGCGTGGTGCTCTTCACCTCCGGGACGACGGGGCGGCCCAAGGGGGCGGTGCTGACCGAGGGCAACTTCCGCTCATCCGCGCGGTGCTCGGCGGCGAACCTGGGCGCGTTTCCGGCGCCCCGCTGGCTGGGCACCTTGCCGCTCTTCCACGTGGGCGGCCTGTCGATGCTCTCGCGCTGTGCCTATGACGGCGGATGCCTCGTGCTCCAGGACCGGTTCGACGCGGACGCGGTGAACCACGCCCTGGACCACGAGGGCGTCACCCACGCGAGCTTCGTTGCCACCACGCTGGAGCGGATTCTGGATGCCCGCGCGGACCGGCCTGTGCCCGCGTCCTTCCAGCTCGCGCTGATTGGCGGCGGCCCCGTCCCCGCACCGCTGCTGGCGCGGGCCCGGGCGGCCCGATTGTTGGCGTTGCAGACATATGGGCTGACCGAGGCGTGCTCCCAGGTGACGACCGAGCGCCCCGCTGAGGCGGATGGCCAGACCGCGGGCGCCGCGCTGCCGGGGCTGGAGGTGCGGATCGCCGGGCCAGAGGGGCAGACGCTCGGGCCGGGCCAGGAGGGGGACATCGAGGTGCGCGGCCCCACGGTGATGGCAGGCTACCTGAACCGGCCCGAGGCCACGCACGAGGCGCTGGGCGGGGGCTGGCTGCGCACGCGGGACGTGGGCGTCTTGGACGGGCGGGGGCGGCTGAAGGTGCTCTCCCGGCGCACGGATCTGATCGTGCGGGGAGGGGAGAACCTCTACCCGGTGGAGCTCGAGGCGGTGATCGCCAGCCACCCGGCGGTGCAGGAGGTGGCCGTGGTGGGCATCCCGGACGCGCGCTGGGGGGAGGTGCCGGTGGCCTTCGTGGTGCCTCGCGGGGGCCAGCCATTTCCTTTGGATCTCGACGATTGGTGCCGCCGCTCGCTGGCGGGCTTCAAGGTGCCATCGCGCTTCCTTCCTTTGGAGGCGCTGCCGCGCAATGCGATGGGCAAGGTGGAGCGCACGGTGCTGCGCCAGCGCCTGTCACCCCCCTGA